The Chloroflexota bacterium DNA segment AATGCGTCTCAGGAAAGGCCTCCGTTTGCAGCTAAAGACGCCGGACCCTATACTGGCACAGCCCAACAGCCACCCAAAGCGGGCAAGGAGCGCGCCATGACCATCTTCCTGAGCAACGACGACGTCCGCACCCTCCTGCCCATGGACGAGTGCATCGACCTGATGGAGCAGGTCTTCCGCGACGAGGCCGACGGCAAGGCCGTCAACCTGCCCCGCCAGCACCTGCCGCTGCCGAAGGGGTTCCACCGCACGGTGCAGGGCATCGCCGAGGGCTTTGGCGTCTACGGCATGAAGACCTACGGCAGCGACCGTCGCCCCAACGCGCCCAACCGCACCCGCTACCTCGTGCTCCTCTACAGCCTCGAGACCGGCGCCCTCGACGCCATCGTCGACGCCCGTGACCTTGGCCAGATCCGCACCGGCGCCGTCAGCGGCCTCGCCACCAGGTACATGGCCCGCGAGGACGCCGCCACCCTCGGCATCATCGGCACCGGCTGGGAGGCGCGCGCGCAGATCGCCGCCATGAATGTCGTGCGCAACATCAGCCATGTGAAGGCCTACAGCCGCTCCGCCGAGAACCGCGAGGCCTTCAGCGCCGAGATGCGCGAGAAGCACGGGCTCGACGTAGACCCCGTCGACTCCGCCGAGGAGGCCGTCCGCGACGTGGACATCCTCGTCACCATCACCGGCGCCAACGAGCCCGTCATGCAGGGCGAGTGGCTGCAGGCCGGCATGCACGTCAACGGCATCGGCGCGACGGGCGCCAACCGCCGCGAGCTCGACGTCGAGGCCGTCCGCCGCGCCGACCTCGTCGCCGTCGAGAACATGGAGCAGTCCAGGATCGACAGCGGCGAGCTCCTCTACGCAGAGAAGGAAGGCGCCTTCGACTGGTCCCGCGCCGTCGCGCTGGCCGACATCGTCGTCGGCAACGCGGCGGGCCGCCCCTCGGCCGAGGCCATCACGCAGTTCAACGCCCTCGGCGTCGGCACAGAGGACCTCGCCGCCGCCGCCATCGTCTACTGCAAGGCCATCGAGCGCGGCATCGGCAGCGAGCTGGCGATGATGTAGGGCCGCACACCGTCCGTTCGCCCTGAGGGAAATCGAAGGGCGAACAGCTGGCCGCGCGTTACGGCGCTAAATCCTGCACAATACCCCCATGACCGGCCCTGAACTCACCATCCTCAACTGGCTCCTCGCCGCCTCGCCGCTTGTCGTGCTCGCGGGGGCGATGCTATGGTTGAACCGGCCCGCCGAGCAGGCCGGCGCCGCGGCCTTCGCGCTGGCCGCCGCCCTCGCGCTGCTGGCCTTCGGCGCCGAGCTCGGCCACGTCGGCATCGCCGCCGCCAAGGGCGCGAATCTCGCCGTCTTCGTCCTCTCCATCGTCTGGGCCGCCGTCTTCCTCTACAACATCCTCGACCGACTCGGCGCCATCGACGCCGTGGGCCGCCACATGGCCGCGCTCTCCAACGACCAGCTCGCGCAGGCGCTCATCATCGGGTGGGGGTTCTCCAGCACGATACAGGGCGTCACCGGCTTCGGCGTGCCGGTCGCCGTGTCGGCCCCGCTGCTCGTCATGCTCGGCGTCCCGCCCGTCCGCGCCGCCGCGATGTCCCTCGTCGGCCACGGCTGGGCCGTCACCTTCGGCTCCCTCGGATCTTCCTACTACACCATCCAGCTCGTCACCGGCATCGAGGAGACCGTCATCGCGCCGCACATGGCGCTCCTCTTCCTGCCCGTGACCATCGCGAGCGGCATGCTCGTCGCGCACATCCAGGGCGGAATGCGAGCCGTGTGGCGCAGCCTGCCCGTGGTCGTCGTCGCGGGCGGCGTCATGGGCGGCACGCTGTACGGGCTCGCGCTGGCGGGCGCGCCGCAGGTGGCGTCGCTGGGCGCGGGCATGCTCGGCACCGCGGTCCTCGTCGTGCTGACGCGATCGCCGCTGCTCGTCGGTGCGCGCCGAGCCGACACGACGCCGGTCGTCGAGGCGGCGGACGGCGCGGGCATGCCCCCGGCGCTGGCTTTCACGCCCTACTTCCTGGTGGTCGCCCTCAGCTTCGGCGCGCAGGTGGGCCCGGTGAAGGAGGCTGTCAGCGGCCTGCGGCTGGCCCTCGACTCCCCCGGCTTCACAACGGGCCAGGGCTTCACCGTCGCCCCCGCCGGCGGCTACGCGGCCATCGGGCTGCTCGCGCACCCCGCGCCCCTCATCCTCATCGCGACGGCCGTGAGCGCGGCCGTCTACATGGTAACGAAGCGATGGCGCGGCGGCCTCGTCTCGGGCGCGCTCCGGTTCACCTTCGACCAGTGCGCGGGCACGACGCTGGGGGTGCTGGCGATGGTGGCGATGGCCGTCGTCATGGCGGACACGGGCATGACGGTGCTGCTGGCGCAGGGCATCGCGAACGTGTCCGGGCCCTTCTTCCCGCTTGCGTCGCCCTTCATCGGCCTGCTGGGCTCCTTCATGAGCGGCAGCAACACGAATTCCAACGTCATGTTCGGGCTGCTGCAGGTGGAGGCGGCGAGGGCGCTGGGCATCGGCTCCGTGACCATCGCGAGCATTCAGTCGATCGGCGGCTCCGTCGGCAGCTCGATGGCCCCCGCCAAGGTCGTCGTCGGCGCGACGGTCGCCGGCCTCGGCGACGAGGTGCGCAGCATCTTCCGCATCGTCGTCCCGTACGTGCTCGCGCTCGTGCTCCTCGCGGGCATCGAGGCCCTCGTAATCGTGCGCTTCCTCACGTGGCTGGAACGCTAGGGGTCTTGAAGTCCGTTCGCCCTGAGCCCGTGGAAGGGTCAACCGGACGGACGGGGCCGCCAGTGCAGCCCTACTTCTCCTTGACCAGCCAGTAGTCGCCATCCGGCGACGCTACCAGCTCGGAATCGAACTTGTCCTCGGGAAACAGATCCGTCAACGACTCGTGGGTCTCACCCTCGTTTACGGCTTCAAACTCTTTGCCATCGCGTTGGATGACCAGCATGCGCCTTGCGCGTGACTCAGTAGTCATGTCGAGCACCCTCCCTCTTCGAGGTCAATTGAAGGCATCAGCACAGTCCCGCTTCGCGGGAATTCTACACCTTTTCGAGGCGCCCGCAGCCCCCGCCGCAAGCCCCGCGCTAATACGACCGCGGCATCCCCAGCACCCGCTGCCCCAAGTACGCCAGCACGAGGTTGTTGTTGATGGGCGCGACGGTGTACAGCCGCGTCTCCCGGAACTTCCGCTCCACGTCGTACTCGTCCAGGAACCCGTACCCGCCGTGCGTGTCGAGGCAGACGTTCGCCGCCTCCCACGACGCCTGCGACGCCAGCAGCTTCGCCATGTTCGCCTCGGGCCCGCACGGCTCGCCCGCGTCGAACTTGGCCGCCGCCTTGTGCCGCACCAGGTCCGCGGCCTCGACGTGCGCGTACGCCGCCGCGATGGGAAGCTGCACCCCCTGGTTCGCGCCGATGGGCCGGTCGAACACCACCCGCTCCTTGGCGCGAGCCACCGCCCGCTCGATGAACCACCGCCCGTCGCCGATGCACTCCGCCGCGATCAGGATGCGCTCGGCGTTCCACGAGTCGATGACGCACCGGAAGCCATTGCCCTCGCCGCCCACCATGTGGTCCGCGGGAACCTCCAGGTTGCGGAACGTGACGGCGTTGGTGTGGTTGTTCATCATCACCCGCAGCGGCCGCACGTCGACGGCGTCCCCCGCCTCCCGCAGGTCGACGAGGAAGAGCGAGAGTCCCCGCGTGCGGTCCCGCAACTCCTCGTACGGCGTCGTCCGCGCCAGCGCCAGCATCAGGTCCGACTGCAGGACGCGGGAGATGAAGGTCTTTTCGCCGTTGATGACGTAGCTGTCGCCGCGCCGCTCGGCCGTGGTGGTGATGCGCGTCGTGTCGGAGCCCGCCTCCGGCTCCGTGACCGCGAAGGCCTGCAGCCGCAGCTCGCCCGCCGCGACGCGGGGCAGGTACGCGCGCTTGAGGGCGTCGCTCGCGTGCCGAAGAAGCACGCCCATCATGTACACCTGCGCGTGCGCCGCGTTCGCGTTGGCCCCGCTGCGGTTGACCTCCTCCAGCACGATGCTCGTCTCCGCGAGCCCCATCCCGCCGCCGCCAAGCTCCTTGGGGATCATGGTCGACAGCCACCCCTCGCGGCTCAGCTCCCGCACGAACTCCTCGGGGAAGCCCCGCTCCGCGTCGAGCCGCCGCCAGTACGCGTCGCCGTAGCGCTCGCACACCGCGCGAACGCCCGCACGCAGCGATTCCCAGTGCGCAGGGGTCTCAAAGTCCATGGGCAGCCTCCGAAGATGTTGGCGCGGGGTATTGTACACCGTGGCGTAACCACGCGACTCGGGCCAGCGCTAGCCCCCCGCCGGCAGCAGCCGCGAAAGCCTGCTCAGGAACTCCGCGCTGCGGACCTCGCGCTCCAGCAGGTAGCGGATGTCCCCGCCCTCGACGCGCTCCAGCTCCCGCGACAGCGCCCCGTCGATGCGAAGCCCGCGCACCTCATCGTACGGGTGGTCGCGGAAGAAGCGCATCACCTTCAGCGCGTTCACTGAGAGCGGCAGCAGCGGCGCCCCCGCCCGCTCTTGCGGGCCGCCAGGGTCGCCCCCCCGCGCGCACCGCGAGCACACGACGCCGCCGAGGCCCGGCGTGAAGAGGTGCTCGTCCGGCTCCACCTGCCTGCCGCACATCACGCACTGCTGCAGCTCCGGCATGTAGCCCGTGAGCGCCAGCACGTGGAAGGCGAAGTGCCACAGCAGCAGGTCGCCGTCACCCTCGTTGAGCATGTCCAGCGCGTGCAGCAGCAGGCGGAAGAGCTCCGGGTTCGCCTGCTCCTCCGGCGCGAAGGCGTCGATCAGCTCCGCGCAGACCAGCCCCCGCGCGATGCCCTCGAGGTTGCTCCGGAGCGCCGTGTGCCCGTGCAGCGTGTCGGCGCCCGTGACGACGTCCGGCCCGCGCCCCCGCGCAAGCTGCAGCGACGCGTGCACCAGCGGCTCGAGGTGCCCGGCGAGCCGGCTGTTCGGACGCCGAAGTCCCCGCGCAACGAGCCGCAGCATCCCGAAGTCGCGCGTGTACACGGTGAGCATCCGGTCGGCCTCGCCCGACGAGGCCTGGCGCAGCACGACGCCCTCGGTCTTGAAGGTGCGCGGCTTCTCGTACGAGGAGGTCACGGCTGCCCCGGCGGCCTAGAGCGTCGAGAACTCGCCGCCGCCGACCTCCAGCACCTGCGCGGTGATGTAGTCGGCGTCCGACGACGCCAGGAAGGCGATCGCCTTCGCCTGGTCCTCGGGCACTGCCGGGCGGCGCAGCGGGATGCGCTCCGAGTACTTCGCGCGTTCCGCCTGCGTCAGCGTGTCCCACCGCACGGCGGCCACCCGCGGCGTTAGCGTCAGCCCCGGCGCGACGGTGTTGGCATTGACGCCGTAGGACCCCGCCTCGTTCGCGATGCGGTTCGTCAGGCTGACGATACCCGCCTTCGCCGCCACGTACGACGCAACGACCTCGCTCTTGCCGTAGCGCACCTGCGAGGAGATGTTGACGATCTTGCCCGACTGTTGCCGTTTCATATGCGGCAGCGCCGCCTGGCAGTAAAGGAAGACCCCCGTCAGGTTGAAGTCCAACACCTTCTGCCATTCCTCGAGCGTCACGTCCTCGATGCGGGCCCGGGAGTCCGGCGCTCCCGCCGTGCCGCCAATGCAGTTCACGAGTATGTCGACGCGCCCCCAGCGGTTGACGACGTCCTCGACGGTGGCGCTCACCTGCTCG contains these protein-coding regions:
- a CDS encoding SDR family NAD(P)-dependent oxidoreductase yields the protein MRFEGKVAIITGAGGGIGAATARIMVGEGAKLAAVDVDGALLESLMGEVTGMAGEVVPYVSNAMDPEQVSATVEDVVNRWGRVDILVNCIGGTAGAPDSRARIEDVTLEEWQKVLDFNLTGVFLYCQAALPHMKRQQSGKIVNISSQVRYGKSEVVASYVAAKAGIVSLTNRIANEAGSYGVNANTVAPGLTLTPRVAAVRWDTLTQAERAKYSERIPLRRPAVPEDQAKAIAFLASSDADYITAQVLEVGGGEFSTL
- a CDS encoding acyl-CoA/acyl-ACP dehydrogenase, with protein sequence MDFETPAHWESLRAGVRAVCERYGDAYWRRLDAERGFPEEFVRELSREGWLSTMIPKELGGGGMGLAETSIVLEEVNRSGANANAAHAQVYMMGVLLRHASDALKRAYLPRVAAGELRLQAFAVTEPEAGSDTTRITTTAERRGDSYVINGEKTFISRVLQSDLMLALARTTPYEELRDRTRGLSLFLVDLREAGDAVDVRPLRVMMNNHTNAVTFRNLEVPADHMVGGEGNGFRCVIDSWNAERILIAAECIGDGRWFIERAVARAKERVVFDRPIGANQGVQLPIAAAYAHVEAADLVRHKAAAKFDAGEPCGPEANMAKLLASQASWEAANVCLDTHGGYGFLDEYDVERKFRETRLYTVAPINNNLVLAYLGQRVLGMPRSY
- the recO gene encoding DNA repair protein RecO, whose protein sequence is MTSSYEKPRTFKTEGVVLRQASSGEADRMLTVYTRDFGMLRLVARGLRRPNSRLAGHLEPLVHASLQLARGRGPDVVTGADTLHGHTALRSNLEGIARGLVCAELIDAFAPEEQANPELFRLLLHALDMLNEGDGDLLLWHFAFHVLALTGYMPELQQCVMCGRQVEPDEHLFTPGLGGVVCSRCARGGDPGGPQERAGAPLLPLSVNALKVMRFFRDHPYDEVRGLRIDGALSRELERVEGGDIRYLLEREVRSAEFLSRLSRLLPAGG
- a CDS encoding L-lactate permease — translated: MTGPELTILNWLLAASPLVVLAGAMLWLNRPAEQAGAAAFALAAALALLAFGAELGHVGIAAAKGANLAVFVLSIVWAAVFLYNILDRLGAIDAVGRHMAALSNDQLAQALIIGWGFSSTIQGVTGFGVPVAVSAPLLVMLGVPPVRAAAMSLVGHGWAVTFGSLGSSYYTIQLVTGIEETVIAPHMALLFLPVTIASGMLVAHIQGGMRAVWRSLPVVVVAGGVMGGTLYGLALAGAPQVASLGAGMLGTAVLVVLTRSPLLVGARRADTTPVVEAADGAGMPPALAFTPYFLVVALSFGAQVGPVKEAVSGLRLALDSPGFTTGQGFTVAPAGGYAAIGLLAHPAPLILIATAVSAAVYMVTKRWRGGLVSGALRFTFDQCAGTTLGVLAMVAMAVVMADTGMTVLLAQGIANVSGPFFPLASPFIGLLGSFMSGSNTNSNVMFGLLQVEAARALGIGSVTIASIQSIGGSVGSSMAPAKVVVGATVAGLGDEVRSIFRIVVPYVLALVLLAGIEALVIVRFLTWLER
- a CDS encoding ornithine cyclodeaminase family protein, with translation MTIFLSNDDVRTLLPMDECIDLMEQVFRDEADGKAVNLPRQHLPLPKGFHRTVQGIAEGFGVYGMKTYGSDRRPNAPNRTRYLVLLYSLETGALDAIVDARDLGQIRTGAVSGLATRYMAREDAATLGIIGTGWEARAQIAAMNVVRNISHVKAYSRSAENREAFSAEMREKHGLDVDPVDSAEEAVRDVDILVTITGANEPVMQGEWLQAGMHVNGIGATGANRRELDVEAVRRADLVAVENMEQSRIDSGELLYAEKEGAFDWSRAVALADIVVGNAAGRPSAEAITQFNALGVGTEDLAAAAIVYCKAIERGIGSELAMM